In a single window of the Drosophila albomicans strain 15112-1751.03 chromosome 3, ASM965048v2, whole genome shotgun sequence genome:
- the LOC117567564 gene encoding phosphatidylinositol 3-kinase 2, which yields MAQILGLQILCAGFLLLTGAGRGCEGATATASASVPASSSSAAALLSDSESYHDKCADFKCPELPECPDDSEASDFYMLTDLQLSHDRERVKRDLQTDLLAECCYQPQCRCNKCPEQPQCENEEVLIELSAASGQPGNCCPQFKCGKEPQCEAGNKNLTYWLNRCTKCNSCQVPPCQDVCYQADPPHNCMSDDKQLMYNGDTWLEGCSECKCIDGEKQCIADSDVQIVEKSTSTSKTPMTSTPSTTTSLTTEAGVVKETSSSVEMSLEEIELTTSSEQPVVKPELKSGAEESIDMPEIVETESELKQPTVETELKPSVETAPKSETVGTQLKTDIVKLELLAGNTITSNSSTNDDLDETTTPAMESENTDELPLDNTETPLSEEKDTDVNELNIASTAEFASSTSSTQQQEIETDNSLEESTDTALDNLELDSTLSSTESTFASAASSSAPDFTTNASSSAASSALPDSTTKTSSTAASSASPDSTINSSSSAASSASPDSTTNSSSSVASSASPDSNTNTASSPSTLTTESPAALATSSPAPLTPESTSFHRDADILDADYRLASASPNDAGKHPTNLHNLLKFILFIFVVLIACIVLMAFIYIYLRRRKSMYSKVVQSDSNLSENTHTSDLVLDIDTDDTDLPQKQQLKEFVE from the exons ATGGCACAGATTTTGGGTCTACAGATTTTGTGTGCCGGCTTCCTTCTGCTAACTGGAGCTGGACGCGGATGTGAgggggcaacagcaacagcatcagcctCAGTcccagcatcatcatcatcagcagcagcattattGTCAG ACTCTGAATCATATCATGACAAATGCGCTGACTTCAAGTGCCCGGAATTACCCGAATGTCCCGATGACAGCGAGGCAAGCGACTTCTACATGCTGACGGACTTGCAACTCAGCCATGACAGAGAGCGAGTCAAACGTGATCTCCAAACCGATCTCCTAGCCGAATGCTGCTATCAGCCACAGTGTCGTTGCAACAAATGCCCCGAGCAGCCGCAATGTGAAAACGAAGAAGTGCTCATCGAACTGAGCGCAGCCAGCGGACAGCCCGGAAATTGTTGTCCACAATTCAAGTGCGGCAAAGAGCCGCAATGCGAAGCGGGCAACAAAAACCTGACCTACTGGCTGAACCGTTGCACCAAGTGCAACAGTTGTCAGGTGCCGCCCTGCCAGGATGTCTGCTATCAGGCGGATCCGCCGCACAATTGTATGAGCGACGACAAACAGCTGATGTATAATGGGGACACTTGGCTGGAGGGTTGCAGCGAATGCAAATGCATCGATGGCGAGAAACAGTGCATTGCTGACAGCGATGTGCAGATCGTTGAGAAGTCGACTTCGACTTCTAAGACACCGATGACTAGCACGCCAAGTACAACAACCAGTTTGACCACAGAAGCGGGAGTTGTGAAAGAGACCAGCTCATCTGTTGAGATGTCCCTGGAAGAGATTGAGCTAACGACAAGCTCTGAGCAGCCAGTAGTTAAGCCTGAGCTGAAATCGGGCGCTGAAGAGTCGATAGATATGCCAGAGATTGTGGAAACTGAGTCAGAACTGAAGCAGCCAACTGTGGAGACCGAACTGAAGCCATCTGTGGAAACTGCGCCAAAGTCCGAGACTGTGGGAACACAGCTAAAGACAGACATTGTGAAGCTAGAGCTCTTGGCAGGCAACACAATCACTTCCAATAGCAGCACAAATGATGACTTGGATGAGACCACAACGCCAGCGATGGAGAGCGAGAATACAGACGAGCTGCCGCTGGACAACACAGAGACACCGCTGTCTGAGGAGAAAGACACAGATGTCAATGAGCTCAACATAGCTTCGACAGCGGAGTTTGCGAGCTCGACAAGCAGCACACAGCAACAAGAGATAGAGACCGATAACAGCCTAGAAGAAAGCACAGATACTGCGTTGGACAATTTGGAACTGGACAGCACTTTGAGCAGTACTGAATCAACGTTTGCCTCTGCAGCCTCCTCATCTGCACCTGACTTCACCACGAATGCTTCGTCCTCTGCAGCCTCCTCAGCTTTACCGGACTCCACGACTAAAACTTCCTCAACTGCAGCTTCCTCAGCTTCACCGGACTCAACGATCAACTCTTCTTCCTCTGCAGCTTCCTCAGCTTCACCGGACTCAACGACcaactcttcttcttctgtagCCTCCTCAGCTTCACCGGACTCCAACACAAACACCGCGTCTTCGCCGTCGACTCTAACTACCGAAAGTCCAGCTGCGTTGGCAACCTCATCGCCAGCACCGCTGACACCGGAATCTACCAGCTTTCATCGGGACGCAGACATCCTCGATGCCGACTATCGTCTGGCCAGCGCTAGTCCCAATGATGCCGGCAAGCATCCAACGAATCTGCACAATCTATTGAAATTCATACTGTTCATCTTCGTCGTTCTTATCGCCTGCATTGTGCTGATGGcattcatttacatttatctGCGACGCCGCAAATCGATGTACTCGAAGGTGGTCCAATCGGACTCCAATCTGAGCgagaatacacacacatctgATCTAGTGCTGGACATTGACACTGATGATACCGATTTGCCACAGAAGCAACAGCTGAAGGAATTTGTGGAATAG